The following are encoded in a window of Sediminispirochaeta bajacaliforniensis DSM 16054 genomic DNA:
- a CDS encoding DUF503 domain-containing protein codes for MIVTMMQCLFELPETTSLKEKRRVIKSVVARLGNKFRISAAEVDLHDSLRFGQIGGAFVTNSREHGERVMNKVMLFLEDEIPGRIQHYGVHSEHFD; via the coding sequence ATGATTGTGACAATGATGCAGTGCCTTTTCGAACTGCCTGAGACAACCAGCCTCAAAGAGAAGCGGCGGGTTATCAAGTCGGTGGTCGCGCGATTAGGGAATAAATTCCGCATATCCGCTGCTGAGGTCGATCTACACGACAGCCTTCGCTTCGGACAGATCGGAGGGGCCTTTGTGACAAACAGCCGGGAACATGGAGAGCGTGTTATGAATAAGGTAATGCTTTTTCTTGAAGATGAAATTCCCGGCCGTATTCAGCATTACGGCGTGCATAGTGAGCACTTCGATTAA
- a CDS encoding HD domain-containing protein: MADYLSSAFELPVRDPVWGNIGLTPEFKRLTDETAFQHLAGIRQLGPSYLVYPGAVHTRLAHSLGVFHLARRLLLTFAGHEEELILDRDEITIFLAAALLHDLGHFPFAHSFKDLPLKKHEEITAEIISSSRLAGVIRRELGIDPELVAAVIDHDLPVPAEKIGERIRLFRRLLSGVLDPDKLDYLNRDAFFCGVPYGNQDVDNILDCTRILPSGKVGVDACGTVAVENLLFSKYLMYRTVYWHKTVRIATAMIKQAVMMALTDGKIKPEALYGLDDDAFCRMAGETDYPPLELVASVRRRHLYKMVTEFDEEEGELLINSLSASPEERLEASIQASSRLSSLLGRDVSPEQIIIDIPEPISFETDMDVLQGGREIDFVSSGTLFTTEVVGQFARSLRKLRICAEPSLAERLSVMRQDKIMELFL, from the coding sequence ATCTTGCAGGAATCAGGCAACTGGGGCCCAGTTATCTTGTCTACCCCGGAGCCGTCCATACCAGGCTCGCCCACAGTCTCGGAGTGTTTCATCTGGCAAGACGTCTGCTTTTGACTTTTGCCGGTCATGAGGAGGAGTTGATTCTTGACCGCGATGAAATAACCATTTTTCTTGCAGCGGCCCTCCTTCATGACCTCGGCCATTTTCCCTTTGCCCACTCCTTCAAGGATCTTCCTTTAAAGAAACATGAGGAGATTACCGCTGAAATTATCAGCTCTTCCCGTCTTGCCGGGGTCATACGGCGGGAACTTGGGATTGATCCCGAGCTTGTCGCCGCAGTCATCGACCACGATCTGCCTGTTCCGGCAGAAAAAATCGGAGAGCGGATACGTCTTTTTCGAAGACTCTTATCCGGAGTGCTCGATCCCGACAAACTCGACTATCTCAACCGTGATGCTTTTTTTTGCGGTGTCCCCTACGGCAATCAGGATGTGGACAACATCCTTGACTGTACCCGTATTCTTCCCTCTGGAAAGGTAGGAGTAGATGCATGCGGAACAGTGGCGGTGGAAAACCTTCTCTTTTCTAAATATCTCATGTACAGAACCGTCTATTGGCACAAGACGGTCCGTATCGCCACTGCCATGATAAAACAGGCGGTCATGATGGCCCTGACCGACGGGAAGATAAAACCGGAGGCTCTCTACGGACTTGATGACGATGCCTTCTGCCGTATGGCAGGCGAAACAGACTACCCACCCCTTGAACTTGTAGCATCGGTACGCCGGCGGCATCTTTATAAGATGGTGACGGAGTTTGACGAAGAAGAAGGCGAGCTTCTCATCAATTCGCTTTCAGCCTCTCCTGAAGAGCGACTCGAAGCCTCTATCCAAGCCTCTTCCCGCCTCTCTTCTCTCCTTGGCCGAGATGTTTCCCCCGAACAAATTATCATCGACATTCCGGAGCCGATAAGCTTCGAAACCGACATGGATGTCCTGCAAGGCGGCAGGGAAATCGACTTTGTTTCTTCCGGAACGCTTTTTACCACCGAGGTGGTCGGCCAATTTGCCAGAAGCCTACGAAAACTGCGAATATGTGCCGAACCATCCCTCGCCGAAAGGCTTTCGGTCATGCGACAAGATAAAATCATGGAGCTGTTCCTGTAA
- a CDS encoding tetratricopeptide repeat protein, with protein MDKRKGVIIGGALALLLLLGGGALLIGRGRQTTGTADSGEGSGSAVVSDVAKRRENTLRLAQDYFKEGEYQRALDLLDGLLIENGDDQDAKDLRDQIIAERRQAEQRAAEAQRQSQDALKDTLSDLGQSLKSSETSAAEQERDRQLEAKRQEELRKLEDQRKAAEERQRQETDRLAALDKAEREKAEKLKNLVRQGEEAMDQKDYIGARGFFSEALDIDPSSAPALANTGETFFREDENSDSNIKKAVDYANRAIQSDPNLWVPYNTLGKVYSKQRQWNNAIDSYKQAARLNPENADLLFELGKAQYRAGKYDDARQSFEAAIHIDPQHEKAYLNLGVTQRRLGNVNAAINAFGKAAQINKESDVAFYQLGELYKQKGDMKQASENYQKAAALQPDRNIYQGSYAVALTALGKYQEAEAAYKRAIAADSEDPVARYNIALVQLQLGKNNDAFENAAKAVQLDSSSAVYLYTLGLTSEAVGNSDGAVSAYQASIAKDRGYLPPKINLGKLYDDQGKYDEALDQLLAAYAIDPKSLEVNNNLGNVYLHKELYQDSIKHYKAAIEKKPNATLMRYNLSLAYIETGDQDDAIGSLQELIKVDPSYWDAYYQLGKLLFAKGQSDSAKNILNKLLEKQPDYPKKQEIEELIR; from the coding sequence ATGGATAAGCGTAAAGGAGTAATCATCGGAGGGGCCTTGGCGCTCCTTCTTCTTCTCGGCGGAGGGGCACTGCTGATAGGCAGGGGACGTCAGACAACGGGAACGGCCGACAGCGGCGAAGGCAGCGGTTCGGCCGTTGTCAGTGATGTTGCCAAGCGGAGGGAAAACACCCTGCGTCTGGCCCAAGATTATTTCAAAGAGGGGGAGTATCAACGCGCCCTCGATTTGCTGGACGGCCTTTTGATTGAGAATGGCGACGACCAGGATGCCAAGGATCTGCGTGATCAAATCATCGCGGAGCGGAGGCAGGCCGAGCAAAGGGCGGCTGAGGCGCAGCGACAGAGTCAGGATGCACTGAAAGACACCCTTTCCGATCTTGGTCAAAGCCTGAAAAGTAGCGAAACCAGCGCCGCCGAACAGGAACGGGATAGGCAACTTGAGGCCAAACGCCAGGAGGAGCTTCGCAAGCTGGAAGATCAGCGCAAGGCAGCGGAAGAGCGACAGCGTCAGGAAACCGATCGTCTTGCGGCCCTTGATAAGGCGGAACGGGAAAAGGCTGAGAAACTCAAGAATCTGGTGCGTCAGGGTGAAGAAGCCATGGATCAAAAAGACTATATCGGTGCTCGCGGCTTCTTCTCTGAGGCCCTCGATATCGATCCCTCTTCGGCTCCTGCTCTGGCAAATACGGGTGAAACCTTTTTCCGGGAAGACGAAAATAGTGATTCGAATATTAAAAAGGCCGTTGATTACGCAAATCGCGCTATTCAAAGCGATCCCAATTTGTGGGTACCATATAACACCCTCGGAAAGGTGTACAGCAAGCAGCGGCAATGGAACAATGCCATCGATTCCTACAAACAAGCTGCACGGCTTAATCCTGAAAATGCCGATCTGCTCTTTGAACTGGGAAAGGCGCAGTATCGTGCCGGAAAATATGACGATGCACGGCAATCCTTTGAGGCCGCCATCCATATCGATCCCCAGCATGAAAAGGCGTATCTCAATCTCGGCGTAACCCAGCGTCGGCTTGGCAATGTCAACGCGGCAATCAATGCCTTCGGCAAGGCTGCACAGATCAATAAAGAGAGTGATGTTGCATTTTATCAGCTCGGTGAATTGTATAAGCAGAAAGGCGATATGAAACAAGCCTCGGAAAACTATCAGAAGGCTGCCGCTCTTCAGCCCGACAGAAATATCTACCAGGGCTCCTATGCCGTAGCATTAACCGCCCTCGGTAAATATCAGGAGGCGGAGGCTGCATATAAGCGCGCCATTGCCGCCGACTCTGAAGACCCCGTTGCACGTTATAATATCGCACTGGTCCAGTTGCAGCTTGGCAAAAATAATGATGCCTTTGAGAATGCGGCAAAGGCGGTTCAGCTTGATTCCTCTTCGGCCGTTTACCTCTACACCCTCGGCCTTACGAGTGAGGCGGTCGGCAACAGCGACGGGGCGGTGAGCGCCTATCAGGCCTCCATTGCCAAGGACCGCGGCTACCTTCCTCCGAAAATCAACCTCGGTAAACTCTACGATGATCAGGGAAAATACGATGAGGCCCTTGATCAGCTACTTGCCGCCTATGCGATCGACCCGAAGTCTCTCGAGGTGAACAACAATCTGGGAAATGTCTACCTTCACAAGGAGCTCTACCAGGACAGCATCAAACACTATAAGGCGGCAATCGAAAAGAAACCGAATGCTACCCTCATGCGCTATAATCTTTCCCTTGCATACATCGAAACCGGGGACCAGGATGATGCCATCGGAAGCCTCCAGGAGCTTATAAAGGTCGATCCGAGCTATTGGGATGCCTATTATCAGCTTGGGAAGCTTCTTTTTGCAAAAGGCCAGAGCGATTCGGCGAAGAACATCCTTAACAAGCTTTTGGAAAAACAGCCCGATTATCCAAAGAAGCAGGAGATCGAGGAGCTGATTCGCTAG
- the mutL gene encoding DNA mismatch repair endonuclease MutL yields the protein MERKQQDRSRSIHLLRDQVARKIAAGEVIDRPFSLLRELMDNAVDAGADTIDVHLTGGGTRSVRVVDNGCGMEREDLELCFLPHATSKISEVEDLDRITSLGFRGEALSSIAACSRLRITSAVAEGDAFTIEVDNGKLLSLQPSKGRKGTIVEASDLFYSIPARKRFLKSDQAELSACRKLFAEKALAFPEISFRLFSEGELKLFLPASSLIDRVTASYPSQVHSSMIHTIQGAGEGFRFAALGSGLSLYRKDRRYIHIYVNKRKIDEFSLVQAVSYGYGEYLPGGTFPVCFLFLEVDPERVDFNIHPAKKEVRFRGLKEIHHQVSSGIRDFLRSKWPTPLPYEIPAANDSPDLSEGEKNDFGSPSFSKPFYDKASFSRSTISPRTKGSFSFSSSPPSPPAKSNTEQNRQFYDRFEQTRSRQEQQAAEESQAYDFRYLGQVFGLFLAAEKEGTFYLIDQHAAHERILYERFVAGASHKQQLLIPKRLQLDDEGKTLLQGQIDYYRGLGIVIEGEKEGDNLLLTALPESCVHLEKEITTFIESQETGSDGFSERIFANLACKAAIKEGEFLPPETAKKIIAGTFALKQHRCPHGRPLYFSVTEKELYKAVGRTF from the coding sequence ATGGAGAGAAAACAACAGGACCGATCCCGAAGCATTCATCTGCTTCGGGACCAGGTCGCCCGAAAAATAGCGGCCGGCGAGGTTATCGACCGGCCTTTTTCTTTGCTTCGTGAGCTAATGGACAATGCCGTGGATGCCGGAGCAGATACCATTGACGTCCACCTTACAGGCGGAGGCACCCGAAGTGTTCGAGTAGTCGACAATGGTTGCGGAATGGAACGGGAAGACCTGGAACTCTGCTTTCTTCCCCATGCCACCAGCAAAATTTCCGAGGTCGAAGATCTCGATAGGATAACGAGCCTGGGCTTCAGGGGTGAAGCACTTTCTTCCATAGCCGCCTGCAGTAGGTTGAGGATTACCAGTGCCGTCGCCGAAGGAGATGCCTTCACCATAGAGGTGGACAACGGAAAGCTGCTTTCTCTCCAGCCGTCGAAGGGTAGAAAAGGAACTATTGTCGAGGCATCAGATCTCTTCTATTCCATACCTGCCCGAAAGCGTTTTCTCAAGAGTGATCAGGCTGAATTGTCGGCATGCCGTAAGCTCTTTGCGGAAAAGGCCCTCGCTTTTCCCGAAATCAGCTTCCGTCTTTTTTCCGAAGGGGAGCTGAAACTCTTTCTTCCGGCCTCGTCCCTCATTGATCGAGTCACGGCCTCCTATCCCAGTCAGGTACATTCCTCGATGATCCATACAATCCAGGGAGCCGGAGAAGGCTTTCGCTTCGCAGCCCTTGGTTCAGGGCTCTCGCTTTATCGAAAAGACAGGCGTTACATCCATATCTATGTCAACAAGCGAAAAATCGATGAATTTTCCCTGGTCCAGGCCGTTAGTTACGGATACGGCGAATACCTACCGGGGGGAACCTTTCCTGTCTGTTTCCTTTTTCTCGAGGTTGATCCCGAACGGGTGGATTTCAACATTCATCCGGCAAAAAAAGAAGTACGCTTTCGAGGCCTCAAAGAGATCCATCATCAGGTCTCCTCGGGAATTCGCGACTTCCTTCGCAGCAAGTGGCCGACGCCCCTGCCCTATGAGATACCGGCCGCAAACGATAGTCCTGACCTTTCCGAAGGGGAGAAAAATGATTTCGGCTCCCCAAGTTTTTCAAAACCATTCTACGACAAGGCCTCCTTTTCAAGGTCCACTATAAGCCCTCGGACGAAAGGTTCTTTTTCTTTTTCATCATCACCGCCTTCGCCCCCGGCAAAAAGCAATACCGAACAAAATCGCCAGTTCTACGATCGCTTCGAACAGACCCGAAGCCGGCAGGAACAGCAAGCCGCAGAGGAATCGCAGGCCTACGACTTTCGCTACCTCGGACAGGTTTTCGGCCTCTTCCTTGCCGCGGAAAAGGAGGGAACTTTCTACCTCATCGACCAGCATGCGGCCCATGAGAGGATTCTCTACGAACGGTTTGTAGCGGGTGCATCGCATAAACAGCAACTTCTTATACCAAAACGGCTGCAACTCGACGATGAAGGCAAAACCCTGCTTCAAGGTCAAATCGATTACTATCGCGGGCTGGGAATCGTTATCGAGGGAGAAAAGGAGGGAGATAATCTGCTTTTGACAGCCCTTCCGGAAAGCTGCGTTCATCTTGAGAAGGAGATCACAACCTTCATCGAAAGCCAGGAAACGGGAAGCGACGGCTTTTCCGAACGGATCTTCGCCAATCTCGCCTGCAAAGCCGCTATAAAAGAGGGGGAATTTCTTCCCCCGGAAACGGCCAAAAAGATCATTGCCGGGACCTTCGCCCTAAAACAGCACCGCTGTCCCCACGGAAGGCCCCTCTATTTCTCTGTTACCGAAAAGGAACTCTACAAGGCCGTGGGAAGAACCTTTTAG
- a CDS encoding ion transporter, producing MKEEKRGALDTFLTVAIFLVLIQTFFEEIALIAYWPAQVRGYLACAGFAFDLLFTIEFLVRWFTALGRKEGGDYFFRRRGWVDFLAALPLLLFDSGPRVYVLSLGGSLFLAGGGALNMLKAVKAIRLARVLRFLRVLKLFRNIKYVDSSMAQRHLTRLSTLAVSTVVFAALVYGFFVSVLHIPTPTGVAEAEQNRFLDAVDENVKAERYFEDLFHMKSDLLLVRDTDKDLTLYTRFNNDYYRRHFDVEDYRVAEKGSHAFFFDIRDARAASAAQQLLVFSIVVLLLIALLFLYGPHFAVTVTDPVHVMRRGYEEPDYNLEVRIPSRYSGDDLFILSRLYNETYLPMKIRERTPESREHSALTLESLGDLNGLK from the coding sequence ATGAAAGAAGAGAAACGAGGAGCATTAGATACCTTTCTGACCGTGGCGATTTTTCTTGTACTTATTCAAACCTTTTTTGAAGAGATTGCCCTTATAGCCTACTGGCCTGCCCAGGTGAGGGGTTATCTTGCCTGCGCAGGCTTTGCCTTTGATCTGCTTTTTACCATCGAATTCCTGGTAAGGTGGTTCACTGCGCTTGGTCGAAAAGAGGGGGGCGACTATTTCTTCCGCCGGCGAGGGTGGGTGGACTTTCTTGCTGCCCTTCCTCTTTTGCTTTTCGACAGCGGACCGCGGGTGTATGTGCTAAGCCTCGGCGGATCGCTCTTTCTTGCCGGTGGCGGTGCGCTTAACATGCTGAAAGCGGTGAAAGCCATTCGCCTTGCAAGGGTGTTGCGTTTCCTTCGGGTCTTGAAACTCTTTCGAAACATAAAATATGTCGACAGCTCCATGGCACAGCGTCATCTGACACGGCTGTCGACTCTGGCCGTTTCGACCGTTGTTTTTGCTGCTCTCGTCTATGGTTTTTTTGTTTCGGTTTTGCATATTCCCACACCGACCGGGGTGGCAGAGGCTGAACAGAACCGCTTTCTTGACGCTGTGGATGAAAACGTGAAAGCGGAACGATATTTCGAAGATCTTTTTCATATGAAGAGCGATTTGCTGCTGGTCCGTGATACCGATAAGGATCTAACCCTCTATACCCGTTTTAACAATGATTACTATCGACGCCATTTCGATGTGGAAGATTACCGGGTTGCAGAAAAGGGCTCTCATGCCTTCTTTTTTGACATTCGGGATGCAAGAGCCGCCTCTGCTGCCCAGCAATTGCTGGTTTTCTCCATAGTAGTGTTGCTTCTCATCGCATTACTCTTTCTTTACGGCCCTCATTTCGCCGTAACGGTGACTGATCCCGTTCATGTCATGCGTCGAGGCTATGAAGAGCCGGATTACAATCTGGAGGTTCGTATTCCATCCCGCTACAGCGGGGATGACCTTTTCATACTATCCCGTCTTTACAATGAAACCTATCTGCCGATGAAGATTCGAGAGCGCACTCCCGAAAGCCGGGAACACAGTGCCCTCACACTGGAATCTCTCGGGGATTTGAATGGACTGAAGTGA
- a CDS encoding FecR domain-containing protein → MRKAVAIRIIPVILLLLFLSSTAFGQYGEPKAIIAYAADEFELEVVDAGGNILTNVTIGTQLSEGDTIRTNGTVAELSLDPNGSIIKLAPNTVFTINQFQRSDDTVNDFHMVAGKLRTIAARGSLTNRYRLSTPSAVCGVRGTDFGLISIPGSEERAFVVDGLIDYTNNMGQTISLASGEIADALAATFEAIQASQQQMQDLLSDMVFEQLDPNLVPGHTPQVQEQPPAEEAPAEEPQAETPPPEENKQQPPAEETITTAKTAPVLPETASAAGSGKAKGDGALGKLGNILGLQIGTVTIDGLTYSKAVLQPVFEIGKLKAALYLPIIYTNDLFDSDDWYRPRGNNEWSFGADHDWEGDPLDAAGDLFSDIFLKIRYVEYGDNRNPFYLRLGNLRTMTIGHGILMKDYANDFDFPAIRRIGFNTGIQGNKIGLEAVVNDLSKPEIFGGRMVLRPFGMAFPLGFGFSGIIDIDPDSMTDPLTAPTDMPSDIMLSAAAVDMELPVIQKSALSIILYGDMAAMVPIIDGNFEFDAVWDDGASSISGLRNYGVDSGLFGNIIFLDYRLSYRYYDGVFHPTLFGPNYERLRGIYAVEAYNYLQDPSSSDYDRSVMGIYGEAGATLFQAFRIEASYFGPWSPDGGEVEEDEMSLTLSILPEVIPVLGIYGSVTYSRTKFFPLLAGSSDEDLSLFDAYAAFSGGIVYPAAPTLDIALSVGTAMKYDGQDPVYNDDGTPDMAPSFTLETRIHF, encoded by the coding sequence ATGCGAAAAGCTGTCGCGATCCGGATCATACCGGTAATCCTACTTTTACTATTTCTTTCATCCACGGCTTTCGGTCAGTATGGAGAGCCTAAAGCAATTATTGCGTATGCTGCCGACGAATTCGAACTCGAAGTCGTCGATGCCGGCGGAAATATCCTTACCAATGTCACTATCGGTACTCAGCTTTCAGAGGGAGACACCATACGGACCAATGGAACGGTGGCGGAGCTTTCTCTTGATCCCAACGGATCCATTATCAAGCTTGCCCCCAATACGGTATTTACTATTAACCAGTTCCAACGTTCGGATGATACCGTAAACGATTTTCATATGGTGGCAGGAAAGCTGAGAACAATTGCTGCCCGGGGTTCTCTTACCAATCGATACAGACTCAGCACACCCTCCGCCGTCTGCGGTGTCAGGGGGACCGACTTTGGGCTAATCTCGATTCCGGGATCCGAAGAAAGGGCCTTCGTCGTCGACGGATTGATCGATTATACCAACAATATGGGGCAAACCATCAGCCTCGCTTCAGGAGAGATTGCGGACGCCCTTGCCGCCACCTTCGAAGCGATTCAAGCCTCTCAGCAACAGATGCAGGATTTGCTCAGCGATATGGTTTTCGAACAGCTCGATCCGAACCTCGTTCCGGGCCATACTCCCCAGGTCCAAGAACAGCCCCCGGCAGAAGAGGCACCTGCCGAAGAGCCTCAGGCAGAGACCCCTCCCCCCGAAGAGAATAAGCAGCAGCCCCCGGCAGAAGAAACGATAACAACGGCGAAAACAGCACCTGTGCTGCCTGAAACAGCCTCTGCCGCTGGATCGGGCAAGGCGAAAGGAGATGGGGCCCTTGGAAAATTGGGAAACATCCTCGGACTTCAGATCGGGACCGTAACCATCGATGGCCTGACCTATTCGAAGGCCGTGCTGCAGCCTGTCTTCGAGATTGGAAAGCTGAAAGCGGCCCTCTACCTTCCCATCATCTACACCAACGATCTCTTTGATTCCGATGACTGGTATCGCCCCAGGGGAAATAACGAATGGTCCTTCGGTGCCGACCATGATTGGGAGGGCGATCCCCTCGATGCCGCAGGTGATCTTTTTTCCGACATCTTCCTGAAAATCCGTTATGTCGAATACGGAGATAACAGGAATCCCTTTTACCTGAGACTTGGCAATCTACGAACCATGACCATCGGACACGGCATACTTATGAAGGATTATGCCAACGATTTCGACTTTCCTGCCATTCGGCGAATTGGTTTCAATACAGGTATTCAAGGGAATAAGATCGGTCTGGAAGCGGTCGTCAACGATCTTAGCAAACCGGAAATCTTCGGAGGCAGAATGGTATTGCGTCCTTTTGGAATGGCCTTTCCCCTCGGCTTCGGTTTTTCAGGGATTATCGATATCGATCCCGACAGCATGACAGATCCCCTCACGGCCCCGACGGATATGCCGAGCGATATCATGCTCTCTGCCGCAGCTGTCGATATGGAATTACCGGTTATCCAAAAGAGTGCTTTGTCCATTATTCTTTACGGCGATATGGCGGCGATGGTACCTATCATCGACGGAAATTTCGAATTTGATGCCGTATGGGATGATGGTGCCTCTTCGATTAGCGGCCTCCGGAATTACGGAGTGGACAGCGGTCTCTTCGGTAACATTATCTTTCTCGATTACCGTCTCTCCTATCGTTATTACGATGGAGTATTCCATCCGACACTTTTCGGGCCGAATTACGAAAGGCTTCGTGGTATCTATGCCGTCGAGGCATACAACTACCTCCAGGATCCATCCTCTTCCGACTATGACAGAAGCGTCATGGGAATATACGGAGAAGCCGGAGCAACCCTTTTTCAGGCGTTTAGGATAGAAGCAAGCTATTTCGGACCATGGAGCCCCGACGGAGGGGAAGTTGAAGAAGATGAAATGAGCCTGACTTTGAGCATACTACCGGAGGTGATTCCCGTTCTCGGGATCTACGGCTCTGTTACCTATTCGAGAACGAAATTCTTCCCGCTTCTGGCAGGAAGTAGTGATGAGGATCTTTCACTCTTCGATGCATACGCAGCCTTCAGCGGGGGAATCGTCTATCCCGCTGCCCCGACCCTTGATATCGCGCTTTCAGTGGGGACCGCAATGAAGTATGACGGTCAGGATCCTGTCTATAATGACGACGGGACTCCCGATATGGCTCCAAGTTTTACCCTTGAAACACGCATACACTTTTAG
- a CDS encoding late competence development ComFB family protein, whose product MQVFNVMEELVLEMVHEIFEEKRGKGFPLVDCEQCRLDVACYVLNRIEPEYLISGRGVVHVQNELRQNFQKRADIVSLVNEGIRIITQNQRPYYEAHEDESAKEEGISRGPYFNFPAIIGTILNGKTFEPAENLNVFLFQDGKPVSMIDRSWPNPYFIVRSTRGSFSFWPRPIKASRENEKKNVNLEIRAEAEGFQPIRHFIDIQLTAVQAYCTTFSMERSLKVGNLYFFTKASEEEQRELGVEDL is encoded by the coding sequence ATGCAGGTATTTAATGTGATGGAAGAGCTCGTTCTTGAAATGGTGCATGAAATTTTCGAGGAAAAGCGAGGTAAAGGCTTCCCACTTGTCGACTGTGAACAATGCAGACTCGATGTAGCATGCTATGTTCTCAATCGGATAGAACCTGAATACCTCATCTCAGGCCGGGGCGTCGTCCACGTTCAGAACGAATTACGGCAAAATTTTCAAAAACGGGCGGATATTGTATCCCTTGTCAACGAAGGGATACGGATCATCACTCAGAATCAGCGCCCTTATTATGAGGCACATGAAGATGAATCGGCTAAAGAGGAAGGAATCTCCAGGGGCCCTTATTTTAATTTTCCGGCGATCATCGGTACGATCCTCAATGGAAAAACCTTCGAACCTGCGGAAAACCTCAATGTCTTTCTTTTCCAGGACGGTAAGCCTGTTTCCATGATCGACAGGAGCTGGCCCAATCCATATTTCATCGTCCGGAGCACAAGAGGTAGCTTCAGTTTCTGGCCCAGGCCGATCAAGGCGTCCCGAGAAAACGAAAAGAAAAACGTCAATCTCGAAATCAGGGCCGAAGCGGAAGGATTTCAGCCGATCAGACACTTTATCGATATTCAACTCACTGCCGTCCAAGCCTACTGTACTACCTTCTCCATGGAAAGGAGCCTGAAGGTAGGCAACCTCTATTTTTTCACAAAGGCCAGCGAGGAGGAACAACGGGAACTTGGGGTCGAAGACCTATAA
- a CDS encoding ATP-binding protein, which translates to MRVNDAAALAERLSVEMVMGGNIPPWIMRFTKAAGKAINHYSMIQEGETVILGISGGKDSLALALALSLRLKWLPISYKLHGLHIDWEEYPVPDQKLTALRRYFDLLGIPLETVRASMFPESFDGKFNCYLCSRNRRRIFFEKARELGVRKIALGHHLDDIVETTMINLFFRGQFDSMQPVQDFFGGDLFVIRPMCEVRESIIHRLTSALDLPVVKPDCPYHETNIRARLKPIVRELSHIDRYAREHVYNALNFPTDLMKSLQR; encoded by the coding sequence ATGAGAGTAAACGACGCTGCGGCATTGGCGGAGAGGCTTTCCGTCGAAATGGTGATGGGGGGAAATATCCCCCCCTGGATCATGCGTTTTACAAAGGCTGCAGGTAAGGCAATCAACCACTACTCCATGATACAAGAGGGAGAAACCGTCATTCTCGGAATCAGCGGGGGAAAAGATTCCCTGGCACTGGCACTGGCACTTTCGCTCAGGTTAAAATGGCTGCCGATCAGCTACAAGCTTCATGGTCTGCATATCGACTGGGAGGAGTATCCCGTTCCCGATCAGAAATTAACAGCCTTACGCCGCTATTTCGATCTGCTTGGAATTCCGCTGGAAACGGTTCGTGCGAGTATGTTTCCCGAATCCTTCGATGGGAAATTCAACTGTTATCTCTGCAGTAGAAACAGACGTCGCATTTTTTTCGAGAAAGCGAGGGAATTGGGTGTCCGAAAGATTGCCCTCGGACATCACCTTGACGATATTGTGGAAACCACGATGATCAATCTTTTTTTCAGGGGACAGTTCGACAGCATGCAACCCGTTCAGGATTTTTTCGGGGGAGATCTATTCGTGATCAGGCCTATGTGTGAGGTGCGTGAATCGATCATACACAGACTTACCTCTGCCCTCGATCTTCCGGTGGTGAAACCCGACTGTCCCTATCACGAAACAAATATTCGTGCACGTTTGAAGCCGATCGTTCGGGAACTATCCCATATCGATCGCTATGCAAGGGAACATGTCTATAATGCCCTCAATTTCCCCACCGATCTCATGAAAAGCTTGCAACGGTGA